A single region of the Microlunatus panaciterrae genome encodes:
- a CDS encoding 6-phospho-beta-glucosidase: MKIAILGGGGFRVPIVYEALVRQLDRLAVDEVALFDTDQRRVAAIAAVLEQLNAPVRRPPRVRRCDRLVDALGGADFVFSAVRVGGLSGRTGDERRALAAGVLGQETIGAGGVTYGLRTVPVATRIAEACAAVAPDAWFVNFTNPAGMVTEAISRVLGDRVIGICDSPAGLCRRIAVALGVDERDAWFDYVGLNHLGWVRQVLVDGRDRLPGLLVDEPRLARIEEGRLFGADWLQTLGAIPNEYLYYFYCADVAVEAIRAEPETRGEYLLRQQSAFYDAVEADPAAALTLWRQARAERDSSYMKETRPADQERDADDIQLGGYERVALALMNGIAGNEQSTIILNVRNRHALSDLDDDAVVEVPCLVGANGAQPLSARRLDEHMSGLIRAVKSVERQTIEAALSGSRRAAVRALADHPLVASVGAARRILADYAWPEA, encoded by the coding sequence GTGAAGATCGCGATCCTGGGCGGCGGCGGCTTCCGGGTGCCGATCGTCTACGAGGCCCTGGTGCGCCAGCTGGACCGGCTGGCCGTGGACGAGGTGGCCCTGTTCGACACCGACCAGCGCCGGGTCGCCGCGATCGCGGCCGTACTGGAGCAGCTGAACGCGCCGGTTCGTCGACCCCCGAGGGTCCGCCGCTGCGACCGGCTGGTCGATGCCCTCGGCGGGGCCGACTTCGTCTTCTCCGCGGTCCGGGTCGGGGGCCTGAGTGGACGCACCGGCGACGAACGCCGCGCGCTGGCCGCCGGAGTGCTCGGCCAGGAGACGATCGGCGCGGGTGGGGTCACCTACGGACTGCGGACCGTGCCGGTGGCGACCCGGATCGCGGAGGCGTGCGCAGCCGTCGCGCCCGACGCGTGGTTCGTCAACTTCACCAACCCGGCCGGGATGGTGACGGAGGCGATCTCGCGGGTGCTGGGCGACCGGGTGATCGGCATCTGTGACTCACCGGCTGGGCTGTGCCGCCGGATCGCGGTCGCGCTCGGCGTCGACGAGCGGGACGCCTGGTTCGACTATGTCGGGCTCAACCACCTGGGCTGGGTGCGCCAGGTGCTGGTCGACGGCCGCGACCGGCTGCCGGGGCTGCTGGTCGACGAGCCGCGGCTGGCGAGGATCGAGGAGGGACGGCTGTTCGGCGCGGACTGGCTGCAGACGCTGGGTGCGATACCCAATGAGTACCTCTACTACTTCTACTGCGCCGACGTCGCGGTGGAGGCGATCCGAGCCGAGCCGGAGACACGCGGGGAATACCTGCTGCGGCAGCAGAGCGCGTTCTACGACGCGGTCGAGGCGGACCCGGCCGCGGCCCTCACGTTGTGGCGGCAGGCCCGGGCCGAGCGGGACTCCAGCTATATGAAGGAGACCCGGCCGGCGGACCAGGAGCGTGACGCGGACGACATCCAGCTCGGCGGCTACGAACGGGTCGCGCTGGCGTTGATGAACGGGATCGCCGGCAACGAGCAGTCGACCATCATCCTCAACGTCCGCAACCGGCACGCGCTGTCCGACCTCGACGACGACGCCGTGGTGGAGGTGCCGTGTCTGGTCGGCGCCAACGGGGCCCAGCCGCTGTCGGCCCGCCGGCTGGACGAGCACATGTCCGGCCTAATCCGCGCGGTCAAGTCGGTCGAGCGGCAGACCATCGAGGCTGCCCTGAGCGGATCGCGCCGGGCGGCGGTGCGGGCACTGGCCGACCATCCGCTGGTCGCCTCGGTGGGTGCCGCCCGTCGGATCCTGGCAGATTACGCCTGGCCCGAGGCCTGA
- the ahcY gene encoding adenosylhomocysteinase gives MDYRVADLTLAEFGRKEINLAEHEMPGLMAMREQYGQRQPLKGARIAGSLHMTVQTAVLIETLVALGAEVRWASCNIFSTQDHAAAAVVVGDGSPEAPGGVPVFAWKGETLEEYWWCTEQILNWPDGRLPNMILDDGGDATMLVHKGVEYEKAGAVPDATDEHPEEFRVFLGLLKTSLAEGRTNWTEVANSIKGVTEETTTGVHRLYEMHRQQALMFPAINVNDSVTKSKFDNRYGCRHSLIDGLNRATDVLIGGKVAVVCGYGDVGKGCAESLRGQGARVIITEVDPICALQAAMDGYQVTTLEDALPIADIYITATGCLNVISADQMSRMKHQAIVANIGHFDNEIDIAGVEKWPGVTRNNIKPQVDEWIFPGPDGSADGAGRHSVIVLSEGRLMNLGNATGHPSFVMSNSFTNQVLAQIEIFTKPEEYPVGVHVLPKHLDEAVARLHLGSLGVKLTELSAKQAAYLGVPVEGPYKPDHYRY, from the coding sequence ATGGATTATCGCGTCGCCGACCTGACCCTGGCCGAGTTCGGCCGGAAAGAGATCAACCTGGCCGAGCATGAGATGCCCGGACTGATGGCCATGCGGGAACAGTACGGTCAGCGCCAGCCGCTGAAGGGCGCCCGGATCGCCGGCTCCCTGCACATGACGGTGCAGACCGCGGTGCTGATCGAGACCCTGGTGGCGCTGGGCGCCGAGGTGCGCTGGGCCAGCTGCAACATCTTCTCCACCCAGGACCACGCCGCCGCCGCCGTCGTGGTCGGCGACGGGTCGCCGGAGGCGCCGGGCGGTGTTCCGGTGTTCGCCTGGAAGGGCGAGACGCTGGAAGAGTACTGGTGGTGCACCGAGCAGATCCTCAACTGGCCGGACGGCCGACTGCCCAACATGATCCTGGACGACGGCGGCGACGCCACCATGCTCGTCCACAAGGGTGTCGAGTATGAGAAGGCCGGTGCTGTGCCGGACGCGACCGACGAGCACCCGGAGGAGTTCAGGGTCTTCCTCGGGCTGCTCAAGACGTCACTGGCCGAGGGCCGGACCAACTGGACCGAGGTGGCCAACTCCATCAAGGGAGTCACCGAGGAGACCACCACCGGGGTGCACCGGCTGTACGAGATGCACCGCCAGCAGGCGCTGATGTTCCCCGCGATCAACGTCAACGACTCGGTCACGAAGTCCAAGTTCGACAACAGGTACGGCTGCCGCCACTCGCTGATCGACGGTCTCAACCGGGCGACCGACGTGCTGATCGGCGGCAAGGTCGCGGTCGTGTGCGGCTACGGCGACGTCGGCAAGGGCTGCGCCGAGTCGCTGCGCGGCCAGGGTGCGCGGGTGATCATCACCGAGGTGGACCCGATCTGCGCCCTGCAGGCCGCCATGGACGGCTACCAGGTGACCACCCTCGAGGATGCGCTGCCGATCGCCGACATCTACATCACCGCGACCGGCTGCCTGAACGTGATCAGCGCCGACCAGATGAGCCGGATGAAGCACCAGGCCATCGTCGCCAACATCGGCCACTTCGACAACGAGATCGACATCGCCGGGGTGGAGAAGTGGCCCGGAGTGACCCGCAACAACATCAAGCCGCAGGTCGACGAGTGGATCTTCCCCGGCCCGGACGGATCCGCCGACGGCGCGGGTCGGCACTCGGTGATCGTGCTCAGCGAGGGCCGGCTGATGAACCTGGGCAATGCGACCGGACACCCCAGTTTCGTGATGAGCAACTCGTTCACCAATCAGGTGCTCGCGCAGATCGAGATCTTCACCAAGCCCGAGGAGTACCCGGTCGGCGTGCACGTCCTGCCCAAGCACCTCGACGAAGCGGTGGCCAGGCTGCACCTGGGCTCGCTGGGCGTGAAGCTCACCGAGCTGTCGGCCAAGCAGGCCGCCTACCTCGGCGTACCGGTCGAGGGCCCCTACAAGCCCGACCACTACCGCTACTGA
- a CDS encoding circularly permuted type 2 ATP-grasp protein — protein sequence MNLLADGSPGAGWQDLLEGIRDLGAEDLGRVRREVARLLEDDGVSYTPSPPLTVAATGASAAEPPLTEPTAWRLDPVPLVLDEWEWATLEVGLVQRAELLNAVLADLYGERRLIADGLLPPAVVFGHREYLRSSVGIDHLGPQLILAAADLGRDAGGEWRVLGDRTQAPSGAGYAMENRRVISRALPELYGRAHLHRLTPFFQSMRAALADAAAGQVEDPRVVVLSPGTHSETAFDQAFLASLLGFPLLEGNDLTVRDGKVWMRGLGKLERVDVILRRVDAAWSDPLELRPNSQLGVPGLLECVRQGSVTLANGLGAGVVENPALLPFLPEICQRLLGEPLRLPSVETFWCGDRTARSHVLASLDSLVIRPISRADGRSVIGASLTRAERERLADRIEATPYAFVGQRQLSLSPPPSADDDRLEPRSVVLRSFAVRRGASYAAMPGGMATSRERTLDDSGGADGATEGSWTARDVWVVGGRRPAPSAPSGLPERAQLHVAEAPAAMVPRVLSDLFWFGRYAERAEDLLRLILATRQVAVETDGDRTTGQPLDALLRAVTHVSAAYPGYTEQTDAWLTELRSMVLDRRRTGTVAQSVAALTNAAQGVRDQLSQDVWMVLAGVDRALAALTVAPYDQGPQLYDTSERLLSGLLALTGITSENMVRDPGWYLLDSGRGIERGLQVLALLRSTVCRPHADSAERMVIEAALSAAESIVTYRRRYRGQTRVAPMLELLVLDRHNPRAVAYQVDRVAADLRSLPGSSGTSRPVRLVSDLAERLAGASPTELVAAGDAGGYDQLASFLGELQEQLRRLAEAIAEEYLTQPPQPQPLWRPLLTDSRLTVRVEPTP from the coding sequence ATGAATCTGCTCGCCGACGGGTCCCCCGGGGCCGGCTGGCAGGACCTGCTCGAGGGGATCCGGGACCTCGGCGCTGAGGACCTGGGGCGGGTGCGGCGCGAGGTGGCCCGGCTGTTGGAGGACGACGGGGTCAGCTACACCCCGAGCCCGCCACTGACGGTGGCGGCGACCGGGGCGTCGGCCGCGGAGCCGCCGCTGACCGAACCCACCGCCTGGCGGCTGGACCCGGTGCCGCTGGTGTTGGACGAATGGGAGTGGGCCACCCTCGAGGTGGGCCTGGTCCAGCGGGCCGAGCTGCTGAACGCGGTCCTGGCCGACCTGTACGGTGAGCGCCGGCTGATCGCCGACGGTCTGCTGCCGCCGGCGGTGGTGTTCGGTCACCGGGAGTACCTCCGCTCCTCGGTGGGCATCGACCACCTCGGACCCCAGCTCATCCTGGCGGCCGCCGATCTGGGCCGGGACGCGGGTGGGGAGTGGCGAGTACTGGGGGACCGTACCCAGGCGCCGTCCGGCGCCGGTTACGCGATGGAGAACCGTCGGGTCATCTCCAGGGCGCTCCCCGAGCTGTACGGTCGCGCGCACCTGCACCGGCTGACCCCGTTCTTCCAGTCCATGCGCGCCGCCCTGGCCGATGCCGCCGCAGGCCAGGTCGAGGATCCGCGGGTGGTCGTACTCAGTCCCGGGACCCACTCCGAAACCGCCTTCGACCAGGCCTTCCTGGCGTCCCTGCTGGGCTTCCCGCTGCTGGAGGGCAACGACCTGACGGTCCGTGACGGCAAGGTCTGGATGCGCGGGCTCGGCAAGCTGGAAAGGGTGGATGTGATCCTGCGCCGGGTCGACGCCGCCTGGTCCGACCCGCTCGAGCTGCGGCCCAACTCCCAGCTCGGCGTACCGGGTCTGCTGGAGTGCGTCCGGCAGGGCAGTGTCACGTTGGCCAACGGACTGGGCGCCGGGGTGGTGGAGAACCCGGCCTTGCTGCCGTTCCTGCCCGAGATCTGCCAACGGCTGCTGGGCGAGCCGCTGCGGCTGCCGTCGGTGGAGACCTTCTGGTGCGGCGACCGGACGGCACGCAGCCATGTGCTGGCCAGCCTGGACTCCCTGGTGATCCGCCCCATCTCCCGGGCCGACGGCAGGAGCGTCATCGGCGCGTCGCTGACCAGGGCCGAGCGGGAGAGGCTGGCCGACAGGATCGAGGCCACGCCGTACGCGTTCGTCGGTCAGCGGCAGCTCAGCCTGTCGCCGCCCCCGAGCGCCGACGACGACCGCCTGGAGCCGCGGAGCGTCGTGCTGCGCAGCTTCGCCGTCCGTCGCGGCGCCTCCTACGCCGCCATGCCGGGTGGGATGGCGACCAGCCGTGAGCGCACCCTCGACGACTCCGGCGGGGCGGACGGCGCCACGGAGGGGTCATGGACCGCAAGGGACGTCTGGGTGGTGGGTGGCCGACGCCCCGCACCGAGTGCGCCGAGCGGGCTGCCGGAACGCGCTCAGCTGCACGTCGCCGAGGCACCTGCGGCGATGGTGCCGCGCGTGCTCAGCGACCTGTTCTGGTTCGGCCGCTATGCCGAGCGGGCGGAGGACCTGCTGCGGCTGATCCTGGCGACCAGACAGGTCGCGGTCGAGACCGACGGCGATCGAACCACCGGCCAGCCCCTGGATGCCCTGCTCAGGGCCGTCACCCATGTCAGCGCCGCCTATCCCGGCTACACCGAGCAGACCGACGCGTGGCTGACCGAGCTGCGTTCGATGGTCCTCGACCGGCGTCGGACCGGCACGGTGGCGCAGTCCGTTGCTGCGCTGACCAACGCCGCCCAGGGTGTCCGCGACCAGCTGTCGCAGGATGTCTGGATGGTGCTGGCCGGGGTCGACCGGGCGCTGGCCGCGCTGACCGTCGCGCCGTACGACCAGGGCCCGCAACTCTATGACACCAGTGAGCGGTTGCTGTCGGGCTTGCTGGCCCTGACCGGCATCACCAGCGAGAACATGGTGCGCGATCCGGGCTGGTATCTGCTGGACAGTGGCCGCGGCATCGAGCGCGGTCTTCAGGTGCTGGCCCTGCTGCGCTCGACCGTCTGCCGACCGCATGCCGACAGCGCCGAGCGGATGGTCATCGAGGCAGCCCTCTCCGCGGCCGAGAGCATCGTCACCTATCGCCGCCGCTACCGCGGCCAGACCCGGGTGGCCCCGATGCTGGAGCTGCTGGTGCTGGACCGGCACAACCCGCGAGCGGTCGCCTACCAGGTCGACCGGGTGGCGGCTGACCTCCGTTCGCTGCCCGGCTCGAGCGGCACGTCCCGGCCGGTGCGGCTGGTGTCCGACCTCGCCGAGCGACTGGCGGGGGCCTCGCCGACGGAGTTGGTGGCGGCGGGCGACGCCGGCGGATACGACCAGCTGGCCTCCTTCCTGGGTGAGCTCCAGGAGCAGCTCCGGCGGCTCGCCGAGGCCATTGCCGAGGAGTACCTGACCCAACCGCCACAGCCACAGCCGCTCTGGCGTCCGCTGCTGACCGACTCCCGGCTCACTGTGCGGGTGGAGCCGACACCATGA
- a CDS encoding transglutaminase family protein — MTDYRIRHTTRYSYDGPVSGSYGLFHLRPRDLPWQQCRSHDVRIEPAAADVFRHCDVFGNDKTYFHVIEPHTVLEVTAVSEVQISPQQLPPDRLSIAWERARPDQRLELPDAWQAVDYTFATPLVDLPDEVHDYARRSFPAGRPLGEAATELMHRIHADFDYQSGSSSVTSRVTDLLRSRSGVCQDFAHFLVACLRSQGLAGRYVSGYLATRPPPGQPRLVGADASHAWAGCWVPGAGWLYLDPTNDRLTDEAHATVAFGRDYGDVPPVKGVIFTKAKESNMTVSVDMAPVPRADSAGR; from the coding sequence ATGACCGACTACCGGATCCGGCACACCACCCGCTACAGCTACGACGGACCGGTCAGTGGTTCCTACGGGCTGTTCCATCTCCGTCCGCGGGACCTGCCCTGGCAGCAGTGCCGCAGCCACGACGTGCGGATCGAGCCCGCTGCCGCCGATGTCTTCCGGCACTGTGACGTCTTCGGCAACGACAAGACCTACTTCCACGTCATCGAGCCGCACACCGTGCTGGAGGTCACCGCGGTCAGCGAGGTGCAGATCTCGCCCCAGCAGCTGCCGCCCGACCGACTGTCCATCGCCTGGGAACGGGCCCGGCCGGATCAGCGGCTGGAGCTGCCCGATGCCTGGCAGGCGGTGGACTACACCTTCGCCACGCCGCTGGTCGACCTGCCCGACGAGGTGCACGACTACGCTCGCCGTTCGTTCCCGGCCGGCCGGCCGCTGGGTGAGGCGGCCACCGAACTGATGCACCGGATTCACGCCGACTTCGACTACCAGTCGGGCTCGAGCTCGGTCACCTCCCGCGTCACCGACCTGTTGCGCAGCCGCAGCGGAGTCTGCCAGGACTTCGCCCACTTCCTGGTCGCCTGTCTGCGCAGCCAGGGACTGGCGGGCCGGTACGTCAGCGGTTATCTGGCCACCCGGCCGCCGCCGGGACAGCCGCGGCTCGTCGGAGCCGACGCCAGCCATGCCTGGGCCGGCTGCTGGGTGCCCGGTGCCGGGTGGCTCTACCTGGACCCGACCAACGACCGGCTGACCGACGAGGCCCACGCCACCGTCGCGTTCGGTCGGGACTACGGCGACGTACCGCCGGTGAAGGGCGTGATCTTCACCAAGGCGAAGGAGTCGAACATGACGGTCAGCGTCGACATGGCACCGGTGCCCCGCGCCGACTCTGCCGGCCGTTAG
- a CDS encoding SixA phosphatase family protein, with protein sequence MSDSAASKTIMLLRHAKSAWGLDVDDHERPLSGRGRRDSLAVGAFLADHDIRPDLVVCSTATRAQQTWRRAVKGGAPTCEVSYDDSIYEAWVPELMAVLRGLSEQVSTVLLVGHAPGIPDLVDKIGNRDGRPDLWRALDDKFPTSGLATLRYDGSWAGLSAGSATLVGFDVPRGAAKKRAKK encoded by the coding sequence ATGAGTGACTCCGCCGCCTCGAAGACGATCATGCTGCTGCGGCACGCCAAGTCCGCCTGGGGCCTGGACGTTGACGACCACGAACGGCCGCTGTCGGGCCGCGGACGCCGTGACAGCCTTGCCGTCGGCGCCTTCCTGGCCGACCACGACATCCGGCCCGACCTGGTCGTCTGTTCGACGGCGACCCGGGCGCAGCAGACCTGGCGCCGGGCCGTCAAGGGCGGTGCTCCGACGTGCGAGGTCAGTTATGACGACTCCATCTACGAGGCCTGGGTGCCGGAGCTGATGGCCGTACTCCGGGGTCTCTCGGAGCAGGTGTCCACGGTGTTGCTGGTCGGCCACGCGCCGGGCATCCCGGATCTGGTGGACAAGATCGGCAACCGGGACGGGCGGCCGGACCTGTGGCGGGCCTTGGACGACAAGTTCCCGACCAGCGGGTTGGCCACGCTGCGGTACGACGGCAGCTGGGCCGGTCTCAGCGCCGGCTCGGCGACCCTGGTCGGTTTCGACGTGCCGCGTGGGGCCGCCAAGAAGAGGGCGAAGAAGTAG
- a CDS encoding MarR family winged helix-turn-helix transcriptional regulator: MAAPSDHASELIMRAARTLRHRFAVSLEPWELSPHQSRALRVVAGRDDLPATEPLRVSALAEALHIAPRSATEVVDALEAKGLLERLPDESDRRATCLRLTEAGRTVAREVEEMRAAQAETFLSALRPDERATLAELLRRLLD, encoded by the coding sequence ATGGCGGCACCATCGGACCATGCGAGCGAACTGATCATGCGGGCTGCCCGCACGCTTCGGCACCGGTTCGCGGTGTCGCTGGAGCCCTGGGAGCTGTCCCCGCACCAGTCCCGGGCGCTACGGGTGGTGGCCGGCCGGGACGACCTCCCCGCCACCGAGCCGCTGCGGGTGTCCGCGTTGGCTGAGGCGTTGCACATCGCGCCGCGGTCGGCGACCGAGGTGGTCGATGCCCTCGAGGCCAAGGGGCTGCTCGAACGGTTACCGGATGAGAGCGACCGGCGGGCCACCTGTCTTCGGCTCACCGAGGCTGGCCGCACAGTGGCCCGCGAGGTCGAAGAGATGCGCGCCGCCCAGGCTGAGACGTTCCTGTCCGCCCTCCGTCCGGACGAGCGGGCGACCCTGGCTGAGCTGCTGCGCCGGCTGCTGGACTGA
- a CDS encoding ABC transporter ATP-binding protein — translation MSSPDTRNPDADLSGRGGRGGGQRPDPRDLAQLDSHPVSLRRVAALFAPYRLQLGLVMALIAATSAVGLAIPFLTRRIIDEAIPQRDGALLALLVGGMLAVTVVGAVLGVLQTWLSTTIGQRVMHTLRSRVFGHLQRQSLDFFTRTRGGEVQSRLINDIAGMQNVVTTAATSSASNVTAAVGTAVAMAALSWRLSLLSLVVLPPAIWLTRKVGTMRRDVTARRQRAVAGLHAQVEESLSVSGVLLGKTLGAGPALTKRFTTSSAGLLSLEVAAQLAGRWRMATTSIVFAAIPALIYLFGGHPATSGGMSIGTLVAFTALQAGLFRPLMGVLNVGVQVTGSMALFSRIFEYLDLPVEIDDPSVPAEVDPEGLSGHLRFTEVGFRYRGADRDALNGITLEVPAGTHLALVGLTGSGKSTLAALVARLHDPTSGVVSIDGVDLRLLPLQTLARVVGVVSQETYLLHASIADNLRYARPEATDDELVEACRAAQIHDVIMALPDRYETVVGARGYRFSGGEKQRLAIARTLLRDPRVLVLDEATSALDNSTEAAVQQALETLSRGRTTLTIAHRLSTVRDADQIAVLESGRIVELGDHAGLAVAGGSYGRLLRAEHVREPELTAVS, via the coding sequence ATGAGCAGCCCTGACACCCGAAATCCTGACGCCGACCTGTCCGGCCGCGGCGGTCGTGGCGGCGGCCAACGTCCAGATCCCCGAGATCTGGCCCAGCTCGACTCCCACCCGGTCAGCCTCCGCCGGGTCGCCGCGCTGTTCGCGCCGTACCGACTGCAGCTCGGCCTGGTGATGGCGCTGATCGCCGCCACCTCGGCGGTGGGACTGGCTATTCCCTTCCTCACCCGCCGGATCATCGACGAGGCGATCCCGCAGCGCGACGGCGCCCTGCTCGCCCTGCTGGTCGGCGGCATGCTTGCGGTCACCGTGGTCGGAGCCGTTCTCGGGGTGCTGCAGACCTGGTTGTCCACCACGATCGGACAGCGGGTCATGCACACCCTGCGCAGCCGGGTCTTCGGACACCTGCAACGCCAGTCGTTGGACTTCTTCACCCGCACCCGGGGCGGCGAGGTGCAGTCGCGGCTGATCAACGACATCGCCGGGATGCAGAACGTCGTCACCACCGCAGCCACCTCGTCCGCCTCCAACGTCACGGCGGCAGTCGGCACGGCCGTGGCGATGGCGGCCCTCAGCTGGCGGCTCTCATTGCTGTCCTTGGTCGTGCTGCCGCCGGCGATCTGGCTGACCCGGAAGGTGGGAACGATGCGGCGTGACGTCACCGCCAGGAGGCAGCGGGCCGTGGCCGGCCTGCACGCGCAGGTGGAGGAGTCCCTGTCCGTCAGCGGTGTGCTGCTCGGAAAGACCCTCGGCGCCGGCCCGGCGCTGACGAAGCGCTTCACCACCTCGTCGGCGGGACTGCTCTCGCTCGAGGTCGCCGCCCAGCTGGCCGGTCGCTGGCGGATGGCCACCACGAGCATCGTCTTCGCCGCCATTCCGGCACTGATCTACCTCTTCGGCGGCCACCCCGCGACTTCCGGTGGGATGTCCATCGGCACTCTGGTGGCCTTCACGGCACTTCAGGCCGGTCTGTTCCGTCCGCTGATGGGGGTCCTCAACGTCGGCGTCCAGGTGACCGGCTCGATGGCGCTGTTCAGCCGGATCTTCGAGTACCTCGACCTGCCGGTGGAGATCGACGACCCGAGCGTGCCGGCCGAGGTGGATCCGGAAGGCCTCAGCGGTCACCTCCGCTTCACCGAGGTGGGCTTTCGCTACCGCGGCGCCGACCGGGATGCCCTGAACGGGATCACCCTGGAGGTGCCGGCCGGCACCCATCTGGCGCTGGTGGGGCTCACCGGCTCCGGCAAGAGCACGCTGGCTGCGCTGGTGGCCCGGCTGCACGATCCGACCAGTGGTGTGGTCAGCATCGACGGCGTCGACCTGCGCCTTCTTCCGCTGCAGACCCTGGCCCGGGTGGTCGGTGTGGTCTCCCAGGAGACCTATCTGCTGCACGCCAGCATCGCTGACAACCTCCGCTACGCCAGGCCTGAGGCCACCGACGACGAGCTGGTCGAGGCGTGTCGAGCGGCTCAGATCCACGACGTGATCATGGCTCTTCCCGACCGCTACGAGACGGTGGTCGGTGCTCGCGGCTACCGGTTCTCCGGGGGTGAGAAGCAGCGGTTGGCGATCGCCCGGACCCTGCTGCGGGACCCTCGGGTGCTCGTTCTGGACGAGGCGACCAGTGCGCTGGACAACAGCACTGAGGCCGCCGTCCAGCAGGCACTGGAGACGCTGAGCCGTGGCCGCACGACACTCACCATCGCCCATCGGCTGTCGACCGTGCGCGACGCCGACCAGATCGCGGTCCTGGAGTCGGGGCGGATCGTTGAGCTGGGCGACCACGCCGGCCTGGCGGTGGCCGGCGGCAGCTACGGGCGGCTGCTCCGCGCAGAGCACGTCCGCGAGCCGGAGCTCACTGCCGTGAGCTAG
- a CDS encoding DUF3039 domain-containing protein: MSQQQRSPGAETIVDERTDYRLDEGDHERFSHYVPKDKLTEAMVMGTPVVALCGKVWVPSRDPQRFPVCPDCKDIWESLNDDKPGDDG; encoded by the coding sequence GTGAGCCAGCAACAGCGCAGTCCCGGAGCAGAGACGATCGTCGACGAGCGGACCGACTACCGCCTGGACGAAGGCGATCACGAGCGGTTCTCGCACTACGTACCGAAGGACAAACTCACCGAGGCCATGGTGATGGGGACCCCGGTGGTCGCCCTCTGCGGCAAGGTGTGGGTGCCCAGCCGCGACCCACAGCGGTTCCCGGTCTGCCCTGACTGCAAGGACATCTGGGAGAGCCTGAACGATGACAAGCCCGGCGACGACGGCTAG
- a CDS encoding MFS transporter, whose product MTSTSRDLDSADAAPPVSRRTLTIGLCASIVAIAFEAIAVATAMPVAAAALHGIGVYAWAFSLFLIGQLFATIAAGRVADRVGPSRPMIAGLLVFAVGLVVAGSAQQMWQLIAGRFIQGLAGGILGVSIYVCIARGFEERQRPRMFSYISTAWVLPSFVGPPVAAWLTHRFGWPWVFFGVLPLLAFAAAMVIPTLVRMARTELREPVEPSTARPAPLWAAGLAAVGAALIQLAGQRLQPLSILVALAGAAALLVSLPRLMPPGFLRFHTGLPAVIAVRGLLAGAFFGAEAFIPLMLVEQRGLALVLAGAVLTIGAVGWTTGSWIQSRPTLALRRDRIITLGSACILLGLLCAASAAFWPAVWVGMVGVGWILGGFGMGMSIASTSLATMSLSAVSEQGRSASSLQFGEALGAGLFVGISGSIFAALHPGGNLPLTFGVVLTAMAAVALVGIAMSLRIGRVANELAR is encoded by the coding sequence GTGACCAGCACCTCCCGCGATCTCGACTCGGCGGACGCAGCCCCCCCGGTCTCGCGGCGGACGCTCACCATCGGTCTCTGCGCCTCGATCGTGGCCATCGCGTTCGAGGCCATCGCTGTGGCCACCGCGATGCCGGTGGCGGCCGCAGCGTTGCACGGCATCGGCGTCTACGCCTGGGCCTTCTCGTTGTTCCTGATCGGCCAGCTGTTCGCCACCATCGCGGCCGGCCGGGTGGCGGACCGGGTCGGGCCATCGCGGCCGATGATCGCCGGCCTGCTGGTCTTCGCGGTCGGCCTGGTGGTGGCGGGAAGCGCACAGCAGATGTGGCAGCTGATCGCCGGTCGGTTCATCCAGGGCCTGGCCGGTGGCATCTTGGGCGTCTCCATCTATGTCTGCATCGCCCGCGGGTTCGAGGAGCGGCAGCGACCAAGGATGTTCTCCTACATCTCCACCGCCTGGGTGCTGCCCTCCTTCGTCGGACCGCCGGTGGCGGCCTGGCTGACGCATCGGTTCGGCTGGCCGTGGGTGTTCTTCGGCGTGCTGCCGCTGCTGGCCTTCGCCGCGGCGATGGTCATTCCCACCCTGGTCCGGATGGCCCGGACGGAGCTGCGCGAACCGGTCGAGCCCTCAACCGCCCGGCCCGCACCGCTCTGGGCGGCGGGTCTGGCGGCGGTCGGTGCAGCGCTGATCCAGCTCGCCGGACAGCGGCTGCAACCTCTCTCGATCCTGGTCGCCCTCGCCGGAGCAGCGGCTCTGCTGGTGAGCCTGCCCCGACTGATGCCGCCCGGTTTCCTCCGGTTCCACACCGGCCTGCCGGCCGTGATCGCTGTCCGCGGCCTGTTGGCCGGCGCGTTCTTCGGCGCCGAGGCCTTCATTCCGCTGATGCTGGTGGAGCAGCGGGGACTGGCGCTGGTGCTGGCCGGCGCCGTGCTGACCATCGGTGCCGTCGGCTGGACGACCGGGTCCTGGATCCAGAGCCGGCCGACGCTGGCCCTGCGGCGCGACCGGATCATCACCCTGGGCTCGGCCTGCATCCTGCTCGGTCTGCTGTGCGCCGCCTCGGCCGCCTTCTGGCCGGCAGTGTGGGTGGGGATGGTCGGAGTCGGCTGGATCCTCGGTGGGTTCGGCATGGGCATGTCGATCGCCAGCACCTCGCTGGCCACCATGAGCCTGTCGGCGGTGAGCGAGCAGGGCCGCAGTGCATCGTCGCTGCAGTTCGGTGAGGCCCTCGGCGCGGGACTGTTCGTCGGCATCAGCGGGTCCATCTTCGCCGCCCTGCACCCGGGCGGGAACCTGCCGCTGACCTTCGGTGTGGTGCTGACCGCGATGGCCGCCGTCGCCCTGGTCGGCATCGCGATGTCACTGCGGATCGGTCGAGTCGCCAACGAGCTGGCCCGCTGA